In the Solibacillus sp. FSL K6-1523 genome, one interval contains:
- a CDS encoding zf-HC2 domain-containing protein gives MKCNIIKDLIPSYVDEICCEDTKEVVGEHLHKCEECKTYLNGMQTDYVEKTPVYDKKASLPFKKINKKRRIQVIIATLLTFSLTVIGAMVIQEVGVVNQFFFPMKSAIIEIDTVDNKQEWKSLSFEGEKHLRYKGVFWNKEIINTANNESEILLRVKDEEGNIVIEELKILPGTSVKLKELKRNENYLFEIKAENGRYFINAT, from the coding sequence ATGAAATGTAATATTATTAAAGATTTAATACCATCATATGTTGATGAAATTTGTTGTGAAGATACGAAAGAGGTAGTTGGAGAACATTTACACAAATGTGAAGAATGTAAGACTTATTTAAATGGGATGCAAACGGATTATGTTGAAAAAACACCGGTATATGATAAAAAAGCAAGTTTACCTTTTAAAAAAATAAATAAAAAACGACGGATTCAAGTTATTATAGCGACTCTTTTAACTTTTAGCTTAACGGTGATAGGTGCAATGGTTATTCAAGAAGTTGGGGTAGTGAATCAATTTTTTTTCCCGATGAAAAGTGCCATTATTGAAATCGATACAGTAGATAATAAGCAAGAGTGGAAAAGTTTATCCTTTGAAGGGGAAAAACACTTGAGGTATAAAGGCGTTTTTTGGAATAAGGAAATTATTAATACTGCCAATAATGAAAGTGAAATATTGCTAAGAGTAAAAGATGAAGAAGGTAATATTGTAATAGAAGAATTGAAAATATTACCTGGTACAAGTGTAAAATTGAAAGAATTGAAAAGGAATGAGAATTATTTATTTGAAATCAAAGCTGAGAATGGGCGCTATTTTATAAATGCAACATAA
- the dacB gene encoding D-alanyl-D-alanine carboxypeptidase/D-alanyl-D-alanine endopeptidase, with product MKKIVSLIMLITLCMALPLQSFASINEVITQGLGNNNAAVTIRDAQTGKIIYEHNGEKLMRPASNMKLLTGAAALDILGEDYRFSTELYIDGVIMNKELNGNVYIKGTGDPTLNNDDFLAFATALKNQGIQKVNGNIVGDDTYFTGNTLPPGVDKVDETFYFGARTSAITMSQNPDFDASTIIITATAGKVGAKPSYEIIPNVSGMTITNEAKTVAKGQKNTIKIERSYNTNRIIISGNLPQGSSKKEWVTLQDPTKNTLQAVQLTLQSAGIQFAKNTQIKTAPIPADAKFIHMNKSRALSTIFPAFMKLSNNSIADILVKSMGQQQQSNGNLTAGLQAMKEYGHTLNIPMDAWILADGSGLSDRNRVTANGLSSLLYEVQQKSYFQTFYKSLPVAGYDDRLIGGTLRKRFTTSDVKGKIIAKTGYIPNVNTLAGYVTGKSGKTYIFTVLLESESNGVARIDQMMADIMKNL from the coding sequence TTGAAAAAAATTGTTTCATTAATCATGCTTATCACACTATGCATGGCGCTTCCACTGCAATCTTTTGCTTCTATTAATGAGGTGATTACACAAGGTTTAGGGAATAATAATGCAGCTGTAACAATACGAGATGCGCAAACAGGGAAAATAATTTATGAGCATAATGGTGAAAAATTGATGCGCCCTGCCTCCAATATGAAATTATTAACAGGTGCAGCTGCGCTTGATATTTTAGGCGAGGATTATCGTTTTTCAACGGAATTATATATTGATGGGGTAATCATGAACAAAGAATTAAACGGCAATGTCTACATAAAAGGGACAGGGGATCCGACATTAAATAACGATGATTTTCTAGCATTTGCAACCGCGTTAAAAAATCAAGGCATTCAAAAAGTTAACGGAAATATCGTAGGGGATGATACGTACTTTACTGGAAATACGTTACCACCAGGTGTTGATAAAGTCGATGAAACGTTCTACTTTGGTGCGCGGACGTCAGCCATTACGATGTCACAAAATCCAGACTTTGATGCAAGTACGATCATTATTACAGCAACAGCGGGAAAAGTCGGAGCGAAGCCAAGCTATGAAATTATTCCGAATGTAAGTGGGATGACCATTACGAATGAAGCAAAAACCGTTGCAAAAGGACAAAAAAATACGATAAAAATTGAACGCTCCTATAATACAAATCGCATCATTATTTCGGGTAATTTACCACAAGGAAGTAGCAAAAAAGAGTGGGTAACTTTGCAAGACCCAACCAAAAATACGCTACAGGCAGTCCAACTAACGCTTCAAAGTGCAGGCATTCAATTTGCAAAAAATACGCAAATTAAAACAGCTCCTATACCAGCCGACGCCAAATTTATTCATATGAATAAATCTCGTGCATTGTCTACGATTTTCCCTGCTTTTATGAAGTTAAGTAATAATAGTATTGCGGATATTTTAGTGAAATCAATGGGGCAGCAACAGCAATCGAATGGGAACTTAACGGCTGGATTACAAGCGATGAAAGAATATGGACATACATTAAATATTCCAATGGATGCTTGGATATTGGCGGACGGCTCAGGCTTATCTGATCGAAACCGTGTGACAGCGAATGGCTTGTCTTCTTTATTATATGAAGTGCAACAAAAATCGTATTTCCAAACATTTTACAAATCACTCCCTGTAGCAGGTTATGACGACCGTCTCATTGGTGGAACATTGCGGAAGCGCTTTACAACAAGTGATGTAAAGGGGAAAATTATTGCGAAAACAGGCTATATTCCAAATGTGAATACATTGGCGGGCTATGTAACAGGCAAAAGTGGCAAAACGTATATTTTCACAGTCTTATTAGAAAGTGAATCCAATGGAGTGGCGCGTATAGACCAGATGATGGCGGACATTATGAAAAATTTATAA
- a CDS encoding pyroglutamyl-peptidase I has product MKKILLTGFEPFLSNPINPTMDIVKALHGKGFSDYQVEGRILSVDFEKSPSQFLSYVEEVQPSIIISLGLAAGRTKITPERIAINIKDGEPDNAGVALVDEPIRAGENAAYFSTLPIRAMINSLNEAGYPAAISDSAGTYLCNNIMYEGLRYASKQANIKAGFLHIPASFELAIAHGKIPGWSERDLLASIELCIEECVKSGNESIK; this is encoded by the coding sequence ATGAAAAAAATATTATTAACGGGGTTTGAGCCATTTCTATCAAACCCAATCAATCCAACAATGGACATTGTAAAGGCACTACATGGAAAGGGATTTTCAGATTACCAAGTGGAGGGGCGTATTTTAAGTGTGGATTTTGAAAAATCGCCGTCACAATTTTTGAGTTATGTAGAAGAAGTACAACCGAGCATTATTATCTCTCTCGGGTTAGCAGCGGGGCGCACGAAAATTACGCCGGAAAGAATCGCGATTAATATAAAAGACGGAGAACCAGATAATGCAGGTGTGGCGCTTGTAGATGAACCGATTCGTGCGGGGGAAAATGCGGCTTACTTTTCAACATTGCCAATACGCGCGATGATCAACAGTTTAAATGAAGCTGGTTATCCAGCCGCTATTTCAGATTCAGCGGGCACGTATTTATGTAATAATATTATGTATGAAGGGTTGCGTTATGCAAGTAAGCAAGCGAATATAAAGGCAGGATTTCTTCATATTCCAGCGTCATTTGAACTTGCGATTGCACATGGAAAGATACCAGGCTGGTCTGAGCGGGATTTACTTGCAAGTATTGAGCTCTGTATCGAAGAATGTGTGAAAAGTGGAAATGAATCTATTAAGTAA
- a CDS encoding isopropylmalate synthase, translating into MNKLEWFENLQHMDDHELRKFAKKEDLKFSIEEIRQLRLIFQNASFTWLFSGIPAAELKKAEALIGEKRLKKLRKVIGM; encoded by the coding sequence ATGAATAAATTAGAATGGTTTGAGAATCTTCAACATATGGATGATCATGAACTACGGAAATTTGCTAAAAAAGAGGACTTAAAATTTTCAATTGAAGAAATCAGGCAGCTACGACTCATCTTTCAAAATGCTTCATTTACCTGGCTTTTCTCTGGGATTCCTGCTGCTGAATTAAAAAAAGCAGAGGCTCTTATTGGAGAAAAACGATTAAAAAAATTAAGAAAAGTAATTGGGATGTGA